CGCTTACGAGTTGGGGCAGGGCGGCTCGGCCGAGCATCAACTGATCCGCCAGAATCTGGATGTCACCGCGTATGCCGCGGAAACCAGTCTGCCGCTGCAGTCGTTCGTGATTCAGCAATTGAGCGGCGACGGCGACAAGCTGGTGCGCGATTGGCCCGCGCCGACTGAAGGCGTCGAGCGCAACTACGGCTACATGTTCCAGTGGTGGGGCATGGCGGCCGCCGCGCTGGTCTTCGGTCTGTACGCTGCTCGGCGTGCCGCGAAGAAAGAGCACGCGCCGGGCGTGTAATGCAGCACATGCTGCTTGTGGCCTAGGTTCGAGCCACAAGCAGCGCAATCATTGAAAGAGGTCCTGTAGTGTCGACGCAATCTCCCCGTTCGCCGCAAGCCGGCAAACCCGCAGCGCCTAAAGTCATGCCCGGCCAACCCAACGGTAAGGGTTCGTGGGAGCGCGGCCGCTGGATTCTGCTGCTGCTGGCGATCATCTGCGCCGCGCCAATCGCCGTGTCGTATTTCACGTACTACGTGATCAAGCCGTCCGGCGGCAGCACGAGCTACGGCGCTCTGGTCGAGCCGCAACGCCCGATCCCCGACTCGCTCGTCGTCACGGGCGAGGATGGCAAGCCCGTCAAGCTCGCTACGCTGCGCGGCCGCTGGTTGCTGATTTCGGTCGACAACAGCGCGTGCGACAAAGCGTGCGTCACCAAGCTCTACTTCATGCGACAAATCCGCACAGCCCAAGGCCCGGAACGCGAGCGCGTCGTGGAAGTGTGGCTCCGCACCGATGCGGGCAACGTCGCCGACGTGATACAAAAGGCGTATCCCGACACCAACATGATGATCGTTGATCCCGCGCAGGTCTCGGCATGGCTGCCCGCGGATAATGGCACCCAGGTCACCGACCACATCTATATGGTCGATCCGAACGGCAATCTGATGATGCGTTTCCCGAAAGATCCGAACCCCAGCAAGATCAAGAGTGACGTGACCAAGCTGCTCAAATGGTCGAGCATCGGTTGATGCCGCAACATAGGTAAGAGAGATGTTCGTACTGCAACTGGCCCTGATCGGCTTGTGTATCGCCTTGTTGCCGCTGTCCTACGTATGGGTCAAGGCCGACGACAACAAATTCCGCAAGCTGGTCTGGCTCACCACCTTCCTCACGCTCGATCTGGTGATGTTCGGCGGCTTCACGCGGCTCACCGATTCCGGGCTCGGCTGCCCGGACTGGCCGGGCTGTTACGGCACCTCGTCGCCGTTCATCGCGCATGCGGCGATCACGGCTGCGCATCAGGCGATGCCCACCGGACCGGTCAGCATGACGAAGGCCTGGATCGAAATGATCCACCGTTACTTCGCGATGGCGATCGGCGTGCTGATCATCGCGCAGACCGTCATCGCGTGGACGGCGCGCATCAAGCGGCGTCCGCTGCGTGTGTCGCCGTGGTGGCCGACCTCGCTGTTGCTGCTGATTCTGGTGCAAGGCGCGTTCGGCGCCTGGACCGTGACGATGAAATTGCAACCGATCATCGTGACCACGCACTTGCTGCTGGGCCTCGCGCTGCTGGGCACGCTCGGCTGGCTGGCCGCGCGGCAAACGCCGTTGCCGGCGTACGAGCCTGAAGCCGCGCGCTGGCGCGCGGCGGCAATCGCGGGTCTGCTGCTGCTGATCGCGCAGATCGCCTTGGGCGGCTGGGTCAGCACGAACTACGCGGTGCTCGCGTGCACCGATTTCCCGACCTGCAACGGCCAATGGGTTCCGCCGATGGACTTCGCGCACGGCTTCCACTTGTGGCGCGCGCTCGGCATGACGGGCGATGGCGACATGATCACGCAAGATGCGCTGGTGGCGATCCACTGGACACACCGCACCTTCGCCCTCGTCGTGGTCGCCTATCTGGTTTGGTTCGCACTGAAATTGCGCCACTTCGAGTCATTGCGGCGACCGGCAAACGGCGTGCTGCTGGTGATGCTGATCCAGTTCATCACCGGGCTGTCGAACATCGTTCTGCAATGGCCGTTGCCCATTGCGATCGCGCATAACGGTGGGGCCGCGATCCTGCTGCTTCTGCTCGTTATGTTAAACTTTCGGATCGCTTATAGCCGTCCCGGCCGCGCCGTGCTCTCTGCGCGCGATGCCGCGCCAGCGTGACTCCACATGGACAGCACAACACTCTCCCAAACGCCCGGTAGCCGGGTCTCCCAGTACATCGCCCTGACGAAGCCGCGCGTCACGCAACTCGCCGTGTTCTGCGCCGTCATCGGCATGTTCCTGTCGACGCCCGGCATGGTGCAGTGGACTCCGCTGATCGGCGGCACCGTCGGCATCTGGTTGCTGGCCGGCGCGGCGTTCGCCATCAATTGCCTCGTCGAGCAGAAGATCGACGCCAAGATGCGCCGCACTTCGTGGCGGCCGTCCGCGCGGGGCGAAATCACCAGCGCGCAAATTCTGCTGTTTTCAGCTGTGCTCGGCGGCCTCGGCATGTGGACGCTCTACACGTTCGCCAATCCGCTCACCATGTGGCTCACGCTGGCCACGTTCGTCGGTTATGCCGTCATCTATACGCTGCTGCTCAAGCCTGCCACGCCGCAGAACATCGTGATCGGCGGCGCCTCGGGCGCCATGCCGCCGGCGCTCGGCTGGGCCGCGGTCACCGGCCACGTGCCGGGCGACGCCTGGATCCTGGTGCTGATCATCTTCGTATGGACGCCGCCGCATTTCTGGGCGCTCGCGCTGTATCGCCGCAAAGACTACGAAAACGCCGGCTTGCCGATGCTGCCGAACACGCACGGCGAGAAGTACACGCGCCTGCATATTCTGCTGTACACGGTGATCCTGTTCGCGGTCACCATGATGCCCTTCATCTCCGGCATGAGCGGCGTGGTGTATCTCGCGGCGGCCGTGCTGCTGGGTGCCGTGTTCCTTGCCTATGCGTGGAAGATCTATCGCGAGTACTCGGACGATCTGGCGCGCAAGACCTTCCGTTATTCGATCGTCTATCTCTCGCTGCTGTTCGCCGCGCTGCTGATCGACCACTATGCGCGCGTCCTGATCGGCGCGTAATACCATGCTCAATAACCGCTTCGCGCGCACGGCGCGTGCTGCTGTGATCGCTTGCGCGCTCGGTGGCGCCTTGCTGGTCGCAGGCTGCGGCAAGCAGCCGCCCGCGTTCCAGAATCTCGACATCACCGGCAATACCCAGTTCGGGAGCGACTTCTCGCTGCCGGACACGGCCGGCCATGTCCGCACCTTGGCGGACTACAAAGGCAAGGTGGTGGTGCTGTTCTTCGGCTACACACATTGCCCGGACGTTTGCCCGACCACGATGGCCGAGCTCTCGCAAGCGTTGCAGCAACTCGGCCCGGAAGACGCGAAGCGTGTGCAGGTGCTGTTCGTCACCGTCGATCCCGAGCGCGATACGCCGGCCTTGCTCGCGCAATACGTGCCGGCGTTCAACCCGACGTTCGTCGGCTTGCGCCCGGCCGATCAGGCGCAACTCACCAAGATCACGAAGGACTTCCGCGTCTACTACGCGAAGGTGCCGGGCAAGACGCCTGACAGCTACACGATGGATCACACGGCAGCGAGCTATGTGTTCGATACGGACGGCAAGCTGCGTCTGTTCGCGCGTGACGGCCAAGGCGCGACGCCGTGGGTGCACGACATCAAGCTGCTGCTCGACTGACACGCGCAGCCGTAAGGGCGCGTGTCGTATCACGCGTCCGTTTTCAACCAACTTCCCCTTGCTCTGAAGCTCAAGCCAGAATCGGCAGATTCAACCCCGGCGCGAGCCGCGTCACCTTGAATTCCGTCACCTCGTAACGCGCGAGCTTCTGCTGCGCGAACGGGTCGCTGGCGAGAATCTCGTCCAGCTTATCGCGCTCGATGCGCGTCGCCAGAATGATGCCGCCGTCGCGCGGCACTTTCGGTCCGGCCGCGACGAACACGCCTGCTTCGAATTGTCGCGTCAGAAACGCGCGGTGCGCTTCCAGCGCGTCGTCAACGCGTTCCAGCGGTGCGGTGTAGATAAGGTCGATGACGTACATGGGCGTTGTTCTCTCAAGCAAGGGAATGAGCCGCATCGAGCATGCGGCCGCAGTCTCGAATTATCGTGCAGAGACCGATTCGATGCGCGCATTCAATCCGCATGCATGCCACGCGGTGCGTCCGCTGGCTTCCTCGCTGCGTCTCTCAAGTTGGCCGTTTGTCATGCCGTTATATCGATAGCAATCGTTTGCGCGCGATACGCAATCGCGTTCTTGCGACTGCGAACGGAACACGAATCACACGAGAGAGACCACAACAATGAGCAGGATGAGTTTGAATCGCAAACTATGGCTGTCGCTCGCGCTCGTCTGGCTGGGGCTGCTGGGCGTCGGGCTGTGGAGTGCGGTCGAAACGCGCAGCACGATGCTGGCCGAGCGCAAGGCGGGCATGGTGAATCTGGTCGATGCCGCGCAAGGTATCGTGAACGGTTATTACGCGCTCTCGCAGAGCGGCAAGCTGAGCGAGGCCGACGCGCAGCGCGAAGCGCTCGCCCGTCTCGCGACCATGCGCTATGGCGAATCCGGCTACCTGTTCGTGATGGATTCGAAGCCCGTCGTGCTGATGCATCCCACGCTGCCGCAAATGACCGGCAAGCCGGTCGGCGACTTCAAGGACCCGGACGGCAAGCTTCTGTACGTGGCAATCGTCGACGCGGCCAAGGCAAGCGGCCGCGGCTTCGCGGAGTATCGCGGACGCCTGCCGCACAGCGAAACGGCCGTGCCGAAAATCAGCTACGTGGTGCGTTTTGCGCCATGGGACTGGAACATCACGAGCGGCGTGTTCATCAAGGACATCGATACGGTCTACTACGAGACGCTGCTCGGCCACCTGGCCGTGGTGCTGGTCATCGGCGCGATCATCTCGCTGGCGATGCTGCTGATCATCCGCAACGTGCGCGCGAGCCTTGGTGGCGAGCCTGATCAGGCGGCGCGGCTCGCGGCGAGTATCGCGCAGGGCGATCTGACACAAGTGGTCGACGTTCGTCCGCAGGACAAGACCAGCATGATGGCGGCCATGCATGACATGCAGAACCGCTTGCAGCGGACCATCGGCGAGATTCGTCGCTCGGCGGAATCCATTGCGTCGGCGACGCAGCAGATCGCGGCCGGCAACGGCGATCTGTCGCAGCGCACCGAGCAGCAGGCGGCTTCGCTGCAGGAGACCGCCGCGAGCATGGAAGAGCTCACCGCAACGGTCAAGCAGAACGCCGACAACGCGCGGCAAGCGAGCGGACTCGCGCATAACGCGTCCGAAATCGCGACGCGCGGCAACGACGTGGTGAGCCGCGTGATCGGCACGATGGGCGAGATCAACGACAGCTCGCGGCAGATCGCGGACATCATCGGCGTGATCGAAGGTATCGCGTTTCAGACCAACATTCTTGCGTTGAACGCCGCTGTGGAAGCCGCGCGCGCCGGTGAGCAGGGCCGCGGTTTCGCGGTCGTCGCGGGCGAGGTGCGCAGCCTCGCGCAGCGCTCGGGAACGGCGGCCAAGGAGATCAAGCAGTTGATCAGCGCGTCGGTCGAACGCGTGCACAACGGTTCGACACTGGTCCAGCAGGCCGGCACGACGATGGGCGAGATTCTCCAGGCCGTACAGCGCGTGACCGACATCATGGGCGAGATCGCGGCGGCATCCGAAGAGCAGAGCAGCGGCATTGCCCAGGTCGGCCGTGCCGTCACGCATATGGACGAAGTGACGCAGCAGAACGCGGCGCTGGTCGAGCAGGCTGCGGCCGCGGCGGCTTCGTTGCAGAATCAGGCGGGGCGTTTGCGCGAGACGGTGAGTGCGTTTCGCGTGAACGGTGCCGAAGGTGGCGCGCCTGGTTCGGCGGTGGTCGCGGCGCGGAGAGTGACGGCGACGGTGGCGACGGCTGCGGCGCCGCAAGCAGCCGCAACGGCGGCAGCAACGACAGCAGCGCGCGAAATCGGCGCGGCGTCGCACTCTGCGTCGGCATCGCCGCGCGCGGAGACGAAGCTGTCGGCGCCCGCCAGGACGTCCGCCGCGTCGGCCTCGACATCGACACGAGTTTCGGCATCGTCCGCGCATGTCGCGAGCGCCAAGCCTGCCGCCACGAACGCGCCGCGCGCATCAGCCGAGGCAGTAAGAGCCACCCCGCCAGACGACGATTGGACCACCTTCTGATTCTCCGCTGCACCGACCGCGTGCCTCTCACGCGCACGCGGTCCCGCGCCGTTCAAGGCGCATAACCATATGCGATCGTGATATTTCCCATCTCGCCGGGACTATGAGACCATTTCAGGTCCAGTTGACGGCGCATGGCCACAAGCCATGTTGCCGCCGGCTTCCACCCGAATCTGACACCGATCAGAAATCGATGAGCCATCAATCAAGTCATCGATCAAGTCGTCGATTAGAAACAAGCGAGAATCACATGCAGCGCAGAAACGTCCTTAAAGTCCTCTCGGCAGTCGTCGCCACCACGGCGATTTTCACCAGCTTCGGCGCGCACGCCGACGACAAAGTCATCAAGGTCGGCACGATCGGCGGCCCGGACGCGCAGATCTGGGAAGTCGTCACCAAAGTAGCGAAGCGCGAAGGCCTGAACGTAAAGGTCGTCGAATTCAACGACTACGTGCAGCCGAACGCCGCGCTCGACGCCGGCGATCTCGACGCCAACAGCTTCCAGCACCAGCCGTACCTCGATAGCCAGATCAAGCAGCGCGGCTACAAGATCGTCAACGCCGGCCTCACGTACATCTCGCCGCTCGGCATCTATTCGAAGAAGCTGAAGTCGCTGAAGGATCTGCCGCAAGGCGCGAAGATCGCGGTGCCGAACGATCCGTCGAACGAAAACCGCGCGCTGCTGTTGCTGCAAACGCAAGGCGTGATCAAGCTGAAGGCCGGCGCGGGCACGAACGGCAATAACGCGACGCCGCTCGACGTCGCCGACAATCCGAAGAAGATCAAGCTGGTCGAACTCGACGCCGCGCAACTGCCGCGCTCGCTGTCGGACGTCGACGCTGCCGCCATCAACACGAACTTCGCGTTGGCCGCCGGACTGCAGCCGACCAAAGATTCGAT
The nucleotide sequence above comes from Paraburkholderia aromaticivorans. Encoded proteins:
- the cyoE gene encoding heme o synthase: MDSTTLSQTPGSRVSQYIALTKPRVTQLAVFCAVIGMFLSTPGMVQWTPLIGGTVGIWLLAGAAFAINCLVEQKIDAKMRRTSWRPSARGEITSAQILLFSAVLGGLGMWTLYTFANPLTMWLTLATFVGYAVIYTLLLKPATPQNIVIGGASGAMPPALGWAAVTGHVPGDAWILVLIIFVWTPPHFWALALYRRKDYENAGLPMLPNTHGEKYTRLHILLYTVILFAVTMMPFISGMSGVVYLAAAVLLGAVFLAYAWKIYREYSDDLARKTFRYSIVYLSLLFAALLIDHYARVLIGA
- a CDS encoding COX15/CtaA family protein, whose translation is MFVLQLALIGLCIALLPLSYVWVKADDNKFRKLVWLTTFLTLDLVMFGGFTRLTDSGLGCPDWPGCYGTSSPFIAHAAITAAHQAMPTGPVSMTKAWIEMIHRYFAMAIGVLIIAQTVIAWTARIKRRPLRVSPWWPTSLLLLILVQGAFGAWTVTMKLQPIIVTTHLLLGLALLGTLGWLAARQTPLPAYEPEAARWRAAAIAGLLLLIAQIALGGWVSTNYAVLACTDFPTCNGQWVPPMDFAHGFHLWRALGMTGDGDMITQDALVAIHWTHRTFALVVVAYLVWFALKLRHFESLRRPANGVLLVMLIQFITGLSNIVLQWPLPIAIAHNGGAAILLLLLVMLNFRIAYSRPGRAVLSARDAAPA
- a CDS encoding MetQ/NlpA family ABC transporter substrate-binding protein — its product is MQRRNVLKVLSAVVATTAIFTSFGAHADDKVIKVGTIGGPDAQIWEVVTKVAKREGLNVKVVEFNDYVQPNAALDAGDLDANSFQHQPYLDSQIKQRGYKIVNAGLTYISPLGIYSKKLKSLKDLPQGAKIAVPNDPSNENRALLLLQTQGVIKLKAGAGTNGNNATPLDVADNPKKIKLVELDAAQLPRSLSDVDAAAINTNFALAAGLQPTKDSIALEDVHSPYANLIAVRTQDKDKPWVKKLVAAYQSEDVRQFIKTQFKGSVVPSF
- a CDS encoding cytochrome C oxidase subunit I produces the protein MSTQSPRSPQAGKPAAPKVMPGQPNGKGSWERGRWILLLLAIICAAPIAVSYFTYYVIKPSGGSTSYGALVEPQRPIPDSLVVTGEDGKPVKLATLRGRWLLISVDNSACDKACVTKLYFMRQIRTAQGPERERVVEVWLRTDAGNVADVIQKAYPDTNMMIVDPAQVSAWLPADNGTQVTDHIYMVDPNGNLMMRFPKDPNPSKIKSDVTKLLKWSSIG
- a CDS encoding methyl-accepting chemotaxis protein encodes the protein MSRMSLNRKLWLSLALVWLGLLGVGLWSAVETRSTMLAERKAGMVNLVDAAQGIVNGYYALSQSGKLSEADAQREALARLATMRYGESGYLFVMDSKPVVLMHPTLPQMTGKPVGDFKDPDGKLLYVAIVDAAKASGRGFAEYRGRLPHSETAVPKISYVVRFAPWDWNITSGVFIKDIDTVYYETLLGHLAVVLVIGAIISLAMLLIIRNVRASLGGEPDQAARLAASIAQGDLTQVVDVRPQDKTSMMAAMHDMQNRLQRTIGEIRRSAESIASATQQIAAGNGDLSQRTEQQAASLQETAASMEELTATVKQNADNARQASGLAHNASEIATRGNDVVSRVIGTMGEINDSSRQIADIIGVIEGIAFQTNILALNAAVEAARAGEQGRGFAVVAGEVRSLAQRSGTAAKEIKQLISASVERVHNGSTLVQQAGTTMGEILQAVQRVTDIMGEIAAASEEQSSGIAQVGRAVTHMDEVTQQNAALVEQAAAAAASLQNQAGRLRETVSAFRVNGAEGGAPGSAVVAARRVTATVATAAAPQAAATAAATTAAREIGAASHSASASPRAETKLSAPARTSAASASTSTRVSASSAHVASAKPAATNAPRASAEAVRATPPDDDWTTF
- a CDS encoding SCO family protein; the protein is MLNNRFARTARAAVIACALGGALLVAGCGKQPPAFQNLDITGNTQFGSDFSLPDTAGHVRTLADYKGKVVVLFFGYTHCPDVCPTTMAELSQALQQLGPEDAKRVQVLFVTVDPERDTPALLAQYVPAFNPTFVGLRPADQAQLTKITKDFRVYYAKVPGKTPDSYTMDHTAASYVFDTDGKLRLFARDGQGATPWVHDIKLLLD
- a CDS encoding YciI family protein is translated as MYVIDLIYTAPLERVDDALEAHRAFLTRQFEAGVFVAAGPKVPRDGGIILATRIERDKLDEILASDPFAQQKLARYEVTEFKVTRLAPGLNLPILA